A genomic stretch from Setaria viridis chromosome 1, Setaria_viridis_v4.0, whole genome shotgun sequence includes:
- the LOC117841467 gene encoding folate-binding protein 1 produces MGYSTRPPPAASFAFLLALLFFSPVASAGQPKGVCVSPGGRFPAFSSEGKPPGRAPKGRRDLALCRIFRQNTCCDVTQTFPALVSVRNLALTGEGGQECIHLWELLECSICDPRVGVRPGPPVVCASFCDMVFKACSESYFSVDMKTQALSPCGLGDILCGKAHKWVSNGTELCHLAGFSVQVSETNSGLVDDTFCYGGKASLDSISDSWTSSKDRPTLSGVASWNVQDFQRWARDMPVGERISWAIGGMVLTAGLIFISKRKSYSHRQKQAAIVRNIRLRRLDSRANPQQTKQS; encoded by the exons ATGGGGTATTCGACGCGCCCGCCACCCGCGGCCAGCTTCGCCTTCCTCCTGGCGCTGCTCTTCTTCTCGCCGGTCGCGTCAGCTG GACAACCAAAAGGTGTATGTGTTTCACCTGGTGGACGATTTCCTGCCTTTTCATCTGAAGGCAAGCCTCCTGGAAGGGCACCGAAGGGGCGCAGAGATCTAGCACTGTGTAGGATATTCCGTCAGAATACATGTTGCGATGTGACTCAGACATTTCCTGCTCTGGTCTCTGTGAGGAACCTTGCATTAACTGGTGAAGGCGGTCAAGAATGTATCCATTTGTGGGAATTGCTTGAATGCTCAATATGTGATCCACGCGTGGGTGTCAGGCCTGGACCTCCTGTTGTATGTGCGTCATTCTGTGATATGGTCTTCAAAGCTTGTTCAGAATCGTACTTCTCCGTGGATATGAAAACACAG GCCTTATCTCCTTGTGGTTTAGGTGACATCCTTTGTGGCAAAGCACATAAATGGGTTTCTAATGGCACAGAGTTATGTCATCTTGCTGGTTTCTCTGTGCAAGTTTCTGAGACCAACTCTGGTTTAGTTGATGACACTTTCTGCTATGGTGGTAAAGCGAGTTTGGATTCCATCTCTGATTCATGGACTTCTTCAAAAGACCGTCCAACATTAAGCGGTGTGGCTTCTTGGAATGTTCAAGATTTCCAGAGATGGGCAAGAGATATGCCTGTCGGTGAAAGAATTTCATGGGCAATTGGAGGAATGGTCCTCACCGCGGGCCTCATTTTTATCAG CAAAAGGAAAAGCTACAGTCATCGCCAGAAGCAAGCTGCTATTGTTCGCAATATCAGATTGAGAAGGCTGGATTCAAGAGCCAACCCACAGCAAACGAAGCAAAGCTAG